One Mycolicibacterium fallax genomic window, ACGAATTCGGCATCTTCGACCAGGAGATCCACGAAGGCTGGCAGGTCGAGAAGACCGACAACTGGCTGGCCCACGGAAACCCCTGGGAGATCGCCAAACCCGACGTCAACTACCAGGTGTACTGGGGCGGGCAGACCGAGCAGTACGTCGACGTCGCCGGCCATTTCCGGGTGCGCTGGGCGCCCGCCCAGATCATCAAGGGCATCGGGTACGACACCGCCATCCAGGGCTACAACGTCACCAACTGCAACACCCTGACGCTGTTCAGCGCCTCGGCCGTGGAATCCTTCGCGCTGGAGGCCTTCAACACCGGCGACTACTACCGGGCCGTCGAGCAGGAGGTCGCCGCCGAGACGGTCACCAAGGTGCTCTACCCCAACGACGAGCCCGACATCGGCAAACGGCTGCGCCTGCTGCAGCAGTACTTTTTCGTCACCTGCTCGCTGCAGGACATCCTGCGCATCCACCTCGACGTGACGTGTCGGCCGCTGAGCGCACTGCCGGATTCCTTTGCCGTGCAACTCAACGACACTCATCCCTCGATCGCCGTCGCCGAACTGATGCGGCTGCTCATCGACGAGCACCACCTGGCTTGGGACGACGCCTGGGATCTCACCGTGCGCACCTTCGCCTACACCAACCACACCCTGCTGCCCGAGGCCCTGGAGACCTGGCCGCTGAGCCTGTTCGGCGAGTGCCTGCCCCGGCACCTGGAGATCATCTACGAGATCAACGAACACCTGCTGAATCAGGTCCGCGACCGGTTCCCGGGCGATGACGACCGGGTCCGCCGAATGTCGCTGATCGGCGAGGACGGCGGCAAATGCGTGCGCATGGCGCACCTGGCCACCGTCGGCAGCCACTTCGTCAACGGCGTTGCCGCGCTGCACTCCGAACTGCTCAAAGCCAGTGTGCTGAAAGACTTTTACGAGCTGTGGCCGGAGCGATTCGGCAACATCACCAATGGGGTCACGCCCCGCCGATTCCTGGCTCTGTCCAACCACGGACTGCGCGACCTGCTCGACGACACCATCGGCACCGGCTGGCTGACCGACCTCGACCGGCTCCGCGAGCTGGAGAGCTACGCCGAGGACGAGTCCTTCCGGACTCGCTGGCGCAAGGTCAAGCGCGCCAACAAGGCCCGGCTGGCCGAGTACGTGCACACCACCACCGGCATCGAACTGGATCCGTCCTGGATGTTCGACATCCAGGTCAAGCGGATCCACGAGTACAAGCGCCAGCACCTCAACGCGCTGCACATCATCACCCTGTACCACCGGCTGAAGACCAACCCGAAACTGGCGATCCCGCCGCGCGCGTTCATCTTCGGGGGCAAGGCCGCGCCCGGCTACTTCATGGCCAAGCTGATGATCAAGCTGATCACCGCCGTCGGCGCCACGGTCAACAACGACCCGGACGTCAACCGGTTCATGAAGGTGGTGTTCCTGCCGAACTTCAATGTGCAGAACGCGCACCTGATCTACCCGGCGGCGAACCTCTCCGAGCAGATCTCGACGGCCGGCAAGGAGGCCTCCGGCACCGGCAACATGAAGTTCATGATGAACGGCGCCCTGACCATCGGAACCCTCGACGGCGCCAACGTCGAGATCCGCGAGGAGGCCGGCGAGGACAACTTCTTCCTGTTCGGTCTGACCGTCGAGCAGGTCGAGGCCCTCAAGGCCACCGGCTATCGCCCGGCCGACTACATCGAACGCAGCCCCGAACTGACCGGGGCGTTGCAGTTGATCGCCGAGGGTGCCTTCACCCACGGCGACACCGAAGTGCTTCGCCCGCTGCTGGATTCGCTGGTGTTCCACGACCCGTTCCTGGTGCTGGCTGACTACGCCTCCTACATCGCCTGCCAAGACCGGGTGTCCGAGGCGTGGCGGCGTCCGGAAACCTGGTCCCGGATGGCGATTCTGAACACCGCCCGCAGCGGCAAGTTCTCCTCCGACCGCGCCGTTCGTGAATACTGCGACGAGATCTGGAATGTGGGCCCGATGAGCGTGACGATGTGAGCCGAAAGGCCGCCGACCGGCCGGCGGTCCAGCCGGACCGGCCGGTGAGTCGGCTGGACCGGTTCTTCGAGATCACCGCCCGCGGTTCCACCGTCGCCACCGAACTGCGCGGCGGGCTGGTCACCTTCATCGCGATGGCCTACATCATCGTGCTGAACCCGATCATCCTGTCCGGCACCGCCGACGTCGAGGGCCACCAGCTCGGCTTCGCCCAGGTGTCCGCGGTGACCTCGCTGGCCGCCGGGGTGATGACCATCGCGTTCGCGGTGATCGCCCGGCTGCCGTTCGCGTTCGCCGCAGGCCTGGGCATCAACTCGTTTCTGGCCAGTTCGGTGGTGGGCTCACTGACCTGGCCCGAGGCGATGGGCCTGGTGGTGATCAACGGCCTGATCATCGTCGCGATGGCGGCCAGCGGCGTGCGCAAGATGGTCTTCGACGCGGTGCCGATGCAGCTGAAGCTGGCGATCACCGCCGGCATCGGGCTGTTCATCCTGTTCATCGGACTGGTCAACGCCGGCTTCGTCGGCTCCACCGGAAGCCCCTCTCCGCCAATCGGATTGGGCGCGCACGGCGCAGGCTCGATCAACAGCGTGCCGACCGTGGTGTTCGTCGTCACCCTGCTGGTGACCGGCGTGCTGATCGCCCGCAACGTCCGCGGCGGGATCCTGATCGGGCTGGTGATCGGCACCGTCATCGCCGTCGTGGTGGAATCGGTGCTGCACCTGGGCCCGGCGACCGAGCACCCGGGCGGCTGGGCACTGTCGGTGCCGGCGCTGTCCGGGTCGCCGCTGGCGCTCCCGGACCTCACGCTGCTCGGCGACGTCAGCTTCACCGGGTTCGGCCGGATCGGCGTGATCGCCGCGCTGATGCTGGTGTTCACCCTGGTGTTCACCAACTTCTTCGACGCGATGGGCACCTTCACCGGGCTGTCCCGCCAGGCCGGCCTGGCCGATCGGGACGGCAACTTCCCGCGACTGCAGTCCGCGCTGGTCGTTGAGGGCGCCGGCGCCGTGGTCGGCGGCCTGGCCTCCGCGTCGTCGAACACCGTGTTCGTCGAGTCCGGCTCCGGGATCGGCGAGGGGGCACGGACCGGGCTGGCCAGCATCACCACCGGCCTGCTGTTTCTGGCCGCGATGTTCCTGACGCCGATCGCCGCGATTGTGCCCTCGGAGGTCGCCGCCGCCGCGCTGGTCGTGGTGGGCGCGATGATGGCCTCGCACCTGCGCGACATCAACCTGTCGGATTTCTCGGTGGCCCTGCCGGTGGTGCTGACGGTGGCGGTGATGCCGCTGAGCTACTCCATCGCCAACGGCATCGGCGTCGGGTTCATCTCCTGGGTGGTGGTGCGCTCGGCGGCCGGCAAGGCCCGCGAGATCAGCCCGCTGCTGTGGCTGGTGGCCTTCGGCTTCCTACTGTTCTTCGTCCGCGGCTGGATCGACTCGCTACTGAGCGGCTGAACCCGAACGGCTCAGTGCCGCAACGCAACACCCATGAAATGAGGAACCGGTGACCTTCTCCCTGCAGCTGTCCGAGGACAACATCGCGGTGCGCGACTGGGTGCACGAGTTCGCCGCGGGGGTGGTGCGCCCGGCCGCTGCGGAGTGGGACGAGCGCGAGGAGACGCCCTGGCCGATCATCGCCGAGGCCGCCAAGGTCGGGCTGTATTCGGCGGAGATGTTCGGCCAGCAGGCCGCCGACCCGGCCGGGCTCGGCATGCTGCTGGTCTTCGAGGAACTATTCTGGGGCGATGCCGGCATCGCGCTGTCGATCCTGGGCACCGGACTGGCCGCCGCGGCGCTGGCCGGCAACGGCACCCCCGAGCAGCTGATCGAGTTCCTGCCGCAGATGTTCGGCACCCCCGATGACCCCAAGCTGGGGGCCTTCTGCTCCTCGGAGCCCGACGCCGGGTCCGATGTCGGCGCGATCCGCACCCGCGCCCGCTACGACGAGGCGAACCGGCAGTGGGTGCTCAACGGCACCAAAACGTGGGCCACCAACGGCGGCATCGCCGACGTGCACGTGGTGGTCGCCTCGGTGTACCCGGAGCTGGGCTCGCGCGGGCAGGCCAGCTTCATCATTCCCGCCGGCGTGCCCGGGCTGAGCCAGGGCCAGAAGTTCAAGAAACACGGCATCCGCGCCTCGCACACCGCCGAGGTGGTGCTGCAGGACGTCCGGATCCCGGAGAACCTGATCCTGGGCGGCCGAGAGAAGTTTGAGTCCCGGGTCGCCCGGGTCCGGTCCGGGGGTTCGGCGCGCGGCCAGGCCGCGATGAAGACCTTCGAACGCACCCGCCCGACGGTCGGCGCGATGGCCATCGGGGTGGCCCGAGCCGCCTACGAGTACGCCCTGGAGTACGCCGGTCAGCGTGAACAGTTCGGCCGCAAGATCGGCGAGTTCCAGGCGGTGGCGTTCAAGCTCGCGGACATGAAGTGCCGGATCGACGCGGCCCGGCTGCTGGTGTGGCGGGCCGGCTGGATGGCCAGCAACAACGTGCCGTTCGACAATGCCGAGGGGTCGATGGCCAAGCTGGTGGCCAGCGAGGCCGCCGTCTACGTCACCGACGAGGCCATCCAGATCCTCGGCGGCAACGGCTACACCCGCGACTATCCGGTGGAGCGGATGCACCGCGACGCGAAGATCTTCACCATCTTCGAGGGCACCAGCGAGATTCAGCGGCTGGTCATCTCCCGGGCCGTCACCGGGTTGTCGATCCGCTGACCCCGCCGCGTCAGCGGGTCGCGCCGTTGACGACGGGCCGGTCCAGCACGCCCTGCTCCACGCCCCACTTGGTGGCGATCGCGGTGTACTCGCCGGTGGCGATCAGGTGTTCCAGGCCCTGGCGCAGCGACTCGGCCAGCGCGGAGTCCTTGGCCACCGGCCAGCCGTAGGGTGCGACGTCGGTCATCGATCCGGCGGGC contains:
- a CDS encoding NCS2 family permease — translated: MSRLDRFFEITARGSTVATELRGGLVTFIAMAYIIVLNPIILSGTADVEGHQLGFAQVSAVTSLAAGVMTIAFAVIARLPFAFAAGLGINSFLASSVVGSLTWPEAMGLVVINGLIIVAMAASGVRKMVFDAVPMQLKLAITAGIGLFILFIGLVNAGFVGSTGSPSPPIGLGAHGAGSINSVPTVVFVVTLLVTGVLIARNVRGGILIGLVIGTVIAVVVESVLHLGPATEHPGGWALSVPALSGSPLALPDLTLLGDVSFTGFGRIGVIAALMLVFTLVFTNFFDAMGTFTGLSRQAGLADRDGNFPRLQSALVVEGAGAVVGGLASASSNTVFVESGSGIGEGARTGLASITTGLLFLAAMFLTPIAAIVPSEVAAAALVVVGAMMASHLRDINLSDFSVALPVVLTVAVMPLSYSIANGIGVGFISWVVVRSAAGKAREISPLLWLVAFGFLLFFVRGWIDSLLSG
- a CDS encoding glycogen/starch/alpha-glucan phosphorylase, with translation MSDTFDTEPKTGPTGLSRTGMTADALRAAISDHLLYSIARPPAILRTEHYYRALALAVRDRVQARWMPTTQNFLDLSRKVTCYLSAEFLMGPQLGNNLLNLQIEDAAREALASLGQDLDEVLACEEEPGLGNGGLGRLAACYLDSLATLQRPSIGYGIRYEFGIFDQEIHEGWQVEKTDNWLAHGNPWEIAKPDVNYQVYWGGQTEQYVDVAGHFRVRWAPAQIIKGIGYDTAIQGYNVTNCNTLTLFSASAVESFALEAFNTGDYYRAVEQEVAAETVTKVLYPNDEPDIGKRLRLLQQYFFVTCSLQDILRIHLDVTCRPLSALPDSFAVQLNDTHPSIAVAELMRLLIDEHHLAWDDAWDLTVRTFAYTNHTLLPEALETWPLSLFGECLPRHLEIIYEINEHLLNQVRDRFPGDDDRVRRMSLIGEDGGKCVRMAHLATVGSHFVNGVAALHSELLKASVLKDFYELWPERFGNITNGVTPRRFLALSNHGLRDLLDDTIGTGWLTDLDRLRELESYAEDESFRTRWRKVKRANKARLAEYVHTTTGIELDPSWMFDIQVKRIHEYKRQHLNALHIITLYHRLKTNPKLAIPPRAFIFGGKAAPGYFMAKLMIKLITAVGATVNNDPDVNRFMKVVFLPNFNVQNAHLIYPAANLSEQISTAGKEASGTGNMKFMMNGALTIGTLDGANVEIREEAGEDNFFLFGLTVEQVEALKATGYRPADYIERSPELTGALQLIAEGAFTHGDTEVLRPLLDSLVFHDPFLVLADYASYIACQDRVSEAWRRPETWSRMAILNTARSGKFSSDRAVREYCDEIWNVGPMSVTM
- a CDS encoding acyl-CoA dehydrogenase family protein, which translates into the protein MTFSLQLSEDNIAVRDWVHEFAAGVVRPAAAEWDEREETPWPIIAEAAKVGLYSAEMFGQQAADPAGLGMLLVFEELFWGDAGIALSILGTGLAAAALAGNGTPEQLIEFLPQMFGTPDDPKLGAFCSSEPDAGSDVGAIRTRARYDEANRQWVLNGTKTWATNGGIADVHVVVASVYPELGSRGQASFIIPAGVPGLSQGQKFKKHGIRASHTAEVVLQDVRIPENLILGGREKFESRVARVRSGGSARGQAAMKTFERTRPTVGAMAIGVARAAYEYALEYAGQREQFGRKIGEFQAVAFKLADMKCRIDAARLLVWRAGWMASNNVPFDNAEGSMAKLVASEAAVYVTDEAIQILGGNGYTRDYPVERMHRDAKIFTIFEGTSEIQRLVISRAVTGLSIR